From Tiliqua scincoides isolate rTilSci1 chromosome 2, rTilSci1.hap2, whole genome shotgun sequence, the proteins below share one genomic window:
- the COPZ1 gene encoding coatomer subunit zeta-1 produces MEAVILEPSLYTVKVILILDNDGDRLFAKYYDDTYPTVKEQKAFEKNIFNKTHRTDSEIALLEGLTVVYKSSIDLYFYVIGSSHENELMLMAVLNCLFDSLSQMLRKNVEKRALLENMEGLFLAVDEIVDGGVILESDPQQVLHRVAVRGEDVPLTEQTVSQVLQSAKEQIKWSLLR; encoded by the exons ATGGAGGCGGTGATCCTG GAGCCATCTCTCTATACGGTAAAAGTCATCCTTATTTTGGACAATGATGGAGACCGTCTGTTTGCCAAG TATTATGACGACACCTACCCCACTGTCAAAGAACAGAAGGCATTTgagaaaaacatttttaacaagaCCCATCGGACAGACA GTGAGATTGCCCTCCTAGAGGGACTGACAGTTGTGTATAAGAGCAGTATCGACTTGTATTTCTATGTTATCGGCAGCTCCCATGAGAATGAG ttAATGCTAATGGCTGTGCTCAACTGCCTCTTTGACTCACTCAGCCAAATGCTAAG GAAGAACGTGGAGAAACGAGCATTGCTGGAGAACATGGAGGGGCTTTTCCTGGCAGTGGACGAGATTGTGGATGGGGG TGTGATTCTTGAGAGTGATCCCCAGCAGGTGCTACACAGAGTTGCAGTGCGG GGAGAGGACGTTCCTCTTACAGAGCAGACAGTTTCACAG GTGCTGCAGTCAGCAAAAGAACAGATCAAGTGGTCACTACTGCGATGA